A stretch of DNA from Sylvia atricapilla isolate bSylAtr1 chromosome 3, bSylAtr1.pri, whole genome shotgun sequence:
CCTTTGATTCATTTGAAATGCTTGTTCATTCAAAATAAGGGATTTGTAGGATGTTAGATGAAAGATGTGATAAAATCttcataaagaaatatttattccatGTTAGAAGCTTTACATTGTGTTTCTGCAGGCATTTGTAGTGGATAGCTCACTAGTAGCtatttgaataatttcaaaaaaacaGTGTATGCAGAAAAATGCCAATTGTGAACTGACTTGGTTGAAGGGGAGCTCTGGAAGCCATTTGATCTaacctcctgctcaaagctGTTCATTCAAGgcttgaatatctccaaggagAGACTACCTCTGAGCAAAAGCCCCAGTGTTTGGCCAGACCATCCTCATGGTAATGCCTGGTGGGAATTTCCTTTGCATCTCATCCTGTTTCATGAGTAGCTCAGCTATTCATGAGAGCAACATGAGTAATTTTCAGTACAAtgaaaaaagggtgaaaaaacGCTACTTCACTGAAATTGCACCAATGTAGAAAGTGTTAGAAGGGTGTCATGCTCAAGTATTCTCATAACCTGTCAAATCATGAGAGGTTTTACGTAAAAATATCCACTGGAACTGGTCACAAATTCTACATTAAAAATGGCAAATGACACGGTAGGATTATTGTAGGAAAGTGGcttcttctctctgccttttttttttttttcttaattattatttGGCTTGTTTTGGATGTATGAAGTTTAGATAATGCTGCTCAtgggattttgttgtttgttagctttttttttttttttcttaaatctttgCAGAGCTTCCAGTACTTAGTAGCCTATGAAAGTTCCCATGAGTTACAAACCTGTTTAGGCAGTGTGGTGCTGGGATCACACTGATATTCCAGGTTGGAGATAAAATACTGCAGTGCCGAAATAAAGGCCTATCTGAACAATGCTCTTCTAAAAgtagaggaggaaaaattacTCATGATCATCTTCTTTACTGAAGGCTCCTATAAACTCCTGGAGcgttctcttctccaggttgaacaaccccaactctcaCTGTATCTTCATAGGTACTCCAGCCCTCTGttcatctttgtggcccttttctggacttgctccagcaggtccacaCCCTTCTTATgttggggaccccagagctgaatGTGCTACCCCCAGGTGAGGTCTCACGAGAACAGACCAGAGGtgcagaatcacctccctcagcctgctgggtGGCTGTTGCTGAGGAGTGTGGTGTGATGCTGACTTGCGTTTCATTTGCATTCCAGCAGCTGGTTTCAGTCTGCTTGTGTGTACTTGTGCTGTACTTGTATGGGGAACTCAGTGCAGGTGCAATTTGGTACAAATGGTTCTGATATTTTTTGGTACTTGTCTACTTATTCCCAGTCAACAACTCAGAGGCTCTTAAAATAACAATATAAATGAGTCCTTAGTCCAGAATTATAAAAATTAGTATAAGTAATTATACAAGAAGcatctatttattttctaagtGTACAGTGAAATACACAGATTTGTGTCTCTTATTGAAAGATATCTAATAACAGAATGATAGATTGAAACTTAACTAACAAGTGAAATGTTTTTAGGACTGTTCTACAGAAAATGCAAGTTGGTTTCTAAGACACAAGTTACCCATGACACCAAACTCTTCTGCCTGATGTTGCCTAAGGGCACACATCTCTGTATTCCCACTGGGCAGCATGTTTACCTCAAACAAGTTATTGCAGGTAAGAAAATTTGAGAATGTAGTAATGGATATATTCACATAAATCCTTCTCATAGTGTTGAGAGAATGCCAAGTCCATGGCCACTAATTCCCTGGTTGTTGTTGGCTAGTCTCTGCTTTCAGGATCACGATCAGTGCTTAATAATTAACTGACTGGATTAATATTAATGAAAGGTAATTATTTGGATAGCTGGCATTTACTGGTGACCTTATTCTCTGTACTGTCAACTCTCCCTTTAAAAACACCAAAGCAGTGCTATTCATCTTTGAAGTGTGGGAAGCTTATTGCATATGTCTTATGTATCATTAGTCAGTTCCTTGTAGTTTACAGCTTTTTTGAAATGAGGAGGGTACtcttgcaattttttcttttttttttttttttttttttttttttccttcttctgagGGATTTATAGTAGTCATGGTAACACTGCTTTACACTCCAGTTGTGCAATATTAACGATAACATGAGGTTATGAGAGGAATGTGTCTTGAAAAGCACATACGCTTTTTCTTCAATGTGCTGTTCTTCAAACTTTTCTaagagcttaaaaaaagaaaatggaagtcAAAGAAATAGCCAATTAACTATTATAAAGGGTACTTCTTAAAATTTGCATATTAATAGTTATACTGATCACTGTGCTTGGCACAGAACACTTGTTAAACATCCATTAATTGAGAACTGTTTTGACCTCCTCCCTTCCTAATTCTTTACTGGTGTCCAGCTCTTGAGATCTTACTATCATTATATGATAGCTTTTTGAAATGATACTGCAAGAAATTATAATTGTGCaatattaaaaatctgtttaaatttaGAATAAATCAAGCTGTGGTActtgaaaattaatgaaaatgtttagaTTTTCGTATTCTTTGGGGATGACTCAAAATCTTCTCATCCTGTGTCCTGAGTTGCTAAGTAGCATGGAAATAACATACTCAAGTTAAATGGAAGTAGAAGGCTTCCAATTCTGTAATAAAAACTGGTGCAGTGGAAGGTAATAACTTGCCTAAAAGCATggaatggttttatttttatggtgcAGGGTATTTATTTACTCTTAGtttattttggtatttgttTGTAGTATCTGAATATAGAGTACTTTTTATATTATTTGAGCTATATTTCTGTCTGCTCTCTAGGGACAGAGGTAATAAAACCATACACACCTGTGTTGCCTTTTTTGTCACTGGATTTCCAAGAACCACCTTGCCATGATGGAGtgcatatatatttaatgaTTAAAATTTATTCCCATGGACTGTTCACACAGGCACTTGACCACCTACAAATTGGTAAATATATGCTGGGGGATTGTGTTTGGTTTTGcaactgcattatttttaaagattcacTGTCTGAGTATtgtgacatttttattgtttaccTTCTTAATCAGGACCTGcttaaaacttcttttaaacCTTATTCTCCATTCCCTGAATGTAAAGGCTTGTCCTCACTGTAACTAGGAGTTGTCCATTACATAAAGTTCTCTCCTGAGTGCTCTATGTGAACTGTATCACACATCGTAGTTGATGGCTTTAGTGTCATATGCTCTGAGAACAGCTTCTTGTACTTCTGCAAAAGAATGTAGGTCTGGTTTATGGGACTTAGGATGCActtgcttttccatttcagatgCAGAGGTAGATTTTTAACACTGACTTTGCAAATGTTTGTGTACTCATATTGTGTAAAATCCatcaagagaaaacattttatttgtacCTCTTTTAACAAGAGTGATCATTATGTGAAGTTTATAGTACCTTTCTGAAAGAAACCCTAATATTACAAAGATGAAGACAATATGAAATGGTCTTTAAAAAGTCAGAATGCTAATTAGCTTGTTTTCATCAAAttaatgtgttgtttttttttttttaattttttaaataaaggagaCTATATTTCTGTCAGCAATCCTGAAGGCAACTTCAAGAAGTCCCAAGTTCAAACTTCAGAAGATCTCTTTTTATTGGCGGGAGGCACAGGTTTCACACCAATGGTTAAGCTGCTGAATTTTTCTCTGACTGAAGTTAGCTGTCTCAGGTATGTGGACTTCTTGACACACAGGCTTCAGTGTTAATAAAAcaattaacaaaacaaaatagtatgaaagcatttttcttcaacTTACACCAAAAACTGGCACACTTTAGGGAAGAGTCTGTCAGAAGCTGAGGCAACTTCCATTTATTAGGTCATTGGCTACCATAACATAATGGTCTGATTTTGAATTTTAGTTCTGGTACAAATGAGTTCACTGAGTAGAAACtttgaggaggttttttttaaattagcttcAGATTTGAGTGTCTTTTTTTAGTGTGGAAATATTACAAGTAGTTACTGGGTTTTGGACTCAggagggctgcagctgcttACTTATGGCTTCTCTCTGATACATTAGAATAGTTAGTTAATGGTTTTCACCAGCTAAGCAGCAGTAACTGAGTTCCAGTTTTCACAGATTTATATGTCATTTGTGTAAGTAtagaattaatgaaaatatgtgCAGTGCGTATGCATTCTGTACTCTGTAAAATCTACAAGAAAGCATTATTTGCTCTTGGTCAAGGGAACAGGTTATTATGTCCTTAAGAACTGCAGAACTAGTACTTCTGCTGTTGAAACATAGATTAATTGTACACTGATCTTCATACTAAAGCTACAAAGGATGATATAGACTGCAGAAGTTTGTttctaaaaaaccaaaccctaaaTCCAGACACTGTTCttatattgttttatttcagcagttACACATAATCCTGTTCTGTGAGCAGAGAGGCTGTACTGTTTGGCTCTTCTGAAATGTCCTGTACTGTCAGTAGCAGATAAAAAGTGGCTGACTGGCTTTGCAAATCCAAAGGATGAGCCTATCATCCGACAGATTTttggaaacacatttttagCTCTTTTCAGCTCAATTTCATATGGGAACTCAGTGCTAGTTTAGGGTGCACAGCATCTGTTTCCTTACTAGtcaaagtaaataaatttttgcTTCTTGCTGTGGAGGCTGTTTAGATGTTAGTGTGACTTAAACTGAGACAGGTGCTATTTATATGACTGTTCTAGGCAATTTGGTTCCTTGTCCTTATGTTTGTTCTTTAACCCTCAATGTATGTTTTGAGGAAGTACTCCCTGAGTGTCTTTTATATATGCATGTTTATCTGTATGAGAtgcatatgtgtgtatatgtatgtatgagCAGTGTAAATATGATTTACATAGAATTGTCTTACTTTGCAAAGTAACTAGCCGTAAGCTTGGATTGCATATGCTAGGACAAAAATTGCAGAAAGCTGAGGAATAATTTGTACAATGACAGACTTGTCACGTGAGGGTGCCAAAGCAACCTCTGTCTGGAGTGCTGGGCGAGTGCTGCTGAACCTCTGGGGCTGCAGTGAACACTGGAGAATcttcagcttccctgggcagcattTGCTGCAGTGGGCTTAGATAATTGGATTTTCATTCTCACTGTCTAGACAAAGTCTGCCTGTTATCTTGTAAGGTCTATTTCTTGCCTACTGTAAACGGGCAAAATAATTTGTTCCCTTCATAGCTGCACTATCCTTTTGTGCATCAAGTCATGATGCTCTTCCTTCTGTCTTGTTTCCCCTCTTGTGGGCCAAATTGTATTTGGCCAAAGTATTGACTATAAAAGAATATTGgtcctcttctcttcctttttcagataaggttttttttgctccttttacTAGTTGTGTACAACTGCAGTCAGGTGGGTACGTTTCTTAAAGAGGACTGAATCACAAAGGCATTAAACACTAGATAGGGAGCTAATGCTCTTCTAAAGTACAGGATGCTTGTAATCTATTCTTGATTCTCCTTGATAGTTGTATCTTTGTCTccagcttttcattttgaaattaccACTCTGTTCTCATATTCACTTTTAATATAGTATCCCACTTTCATCATCATTTTTGTTTGGAAGGtaattttttaactttctacctcctcttcttcctccgTGTTAAAATCCTTTAAGGGTATGTAACTCCTCTTTCAGAGCAGTCTTTCATAAGACCTTGCATACTAGTGTTTTTAGTTCATGAAAATCTACATCCCTTGAAGTAGTTTCCACTATGATAGATTCACTGTCTTTCCTTACAAAGGGCTGATGAAGCTTCTTATTTGTTATCTAAATTTTTGTCATCATTCTGTCAACCAGCTTTTCTTTACTGGTGGAGATCATATCTAAATTTCCACTTCGTCATTTTAGTTGTGTTCTCCCTTATTTCCAGCAAGACTGTGACCAGTTTATTCCACGTTTGTAATTATCTGTCCTTTATAGTGCTGAGCACTGAGCAAAACTGCAGCAGATGCATTTGTCTACCCTGGGAAGTACCAGTAAGGGTGTCTCAAAACATTATTCTCCAAATAACCATTTAATACTTTTGTGCCCAATGAACAAAATGCATGGCTTTCCTATGCACTTTTTATTGACTTTGCTCCCACCTGAGTAACACTCGATGCTGTGGTGCACTGTGCCACTATTTCGAGCCCTGCTTTAGTGTAGTGggctttattttcagttttttagaGAAGTGAGCCCTGGGAAGCATGTAAAGATTCTGGAACATTCTAGTTTCTGAATAAGATGATTTTAGTGTTTAAAAATGTAGCATAGCTGATTTGGGGCTGTTTTGTCTATACCAGGCAAGTTTTTGAAAGCTTGTTCAGTGTGTCTCATTTTGACTTTTGCtctggagaaagcaaaaaaaaaaaataagtaaaaggTTTCTGTATGATGTGTTAAGTTCTGATTCTTTAACAGAAACAATCTgcagttaattttaattttgttttgtttttttaaggacaGTGAAGCTGATCTTCTTCAACAAAACCGAGGATGACATACTCTGGAGAAATCAACTAGAGCAATTAGCTCTTAAAGATGAAAGGTAGTCAAAAGTCTCGTGAAGAACAACTTGTAATATCTCTGTGTACAGAAAAAGTCTTGAGGCTTAGACCAGCTGTACAGCTTTGGCACAGGGACAGATTCTGATTCTGTAAGCTCTTGGCTAAGAATATAATGAGAACTAGGGAGTGGAAGGACATCCATTGCTCACAGATGCATAGTAGAGGCTGTGTTGTTATGTTCTGTAGGTCCCATGGGAAGCCAGGGATTTGATTTACAGTGTTTAATAGATAAATACTGGAGATGATATGTTagatgagatgatttttaaaactgagcaGCTTTTTGATGCGGGAGAAAATTTGCCTTAGCCTTAACTATAGAAAACGCAGTTATGCAAAACAGAgcacagaagagagagagaagaggaatgTACCCCAGGAGAAACTTTCTGAATTTAGAGAAGTCTTAGAAAAATCTTCTTGGTGTCACTGGTTATGAAAATGTTTATGTAgaaattaaaagtttaaataGGCTCATTACataaaatttttcttaataattgTTGCATTTTGCCCTCAATTACAATGCAATTGCAGATTAAAATGCAAGTAGTGCACGTGCAATGTCAACTTAATTCAGCAGGCCATAGTTCTGTTAGAAGACACAGGATTATCAGGTTACCCTTTAATTTCAGTTCCCTTGCTGTTACCACTTGATAAATTGTCACTGCTTAGATTTTATGTGATAAAAATAGGCTTTGTTTATGGTTAATTCTTGGTTGAATTCTTGCTCAGTAGAAACCTCTTGTTCCTTCACAACACTGAAGTGAAAAATCAATACTATTTCATACCCTAGTGATGTCTGGCACATTCAAAGCTTTGTAGTCTAGACATTGTGCAAATTTACAGTGAAGGCTGTTCTTCCTTTCCATAGAAGCCCCAGATACAGAGGTGCTTggtttttaatcactttttgGAAGTGATTTGACTGACTTGATCAGTAGAAATTACTAAATACCTGTGAGATCTGATACTGCAGtggggagctgagcagagcaggaagatAATCAGAGGAAACATTCATGTCTTGGTCACTAGCATTTTGTGTAGTAGATTTCCAATCAGAGgtaatatttatgaaatattctTCTGCTTACCAGGTTTGAGGTTCAATTCATTCTTTCACAACCATCAAAAGAGTGGGTAGGTAAACaggggaaaatttcttcatctcttctctctgagtttgtgaaaagaagcagaagagacTCCAAAGTGCTTATCTGCATCTGTGGTCCAGCACCTTTTACAGAACAAGGAGTACAGtgagtattttaaataatgaactggaaagtgaaattttttttaaaaaaaattaatcaccTAATCAGCTGTAGTGTTTCTGTAGTCTTTAAAAAATGGCCTTATGTTGTCTGCTTTGTAAGAAAACtttcaaaactaaaacaaacaaaaaaaggaattaaaccCTTGCACCATATGAGGAGTATGTTCATATGTAGCTAAGTAAGTATCAGCAATATGTAAGTTTCATGAGTTACAGTAAGTAGTCTAGATTCTAAAAGCAACTCTTTAATAGTGACCTTTATTCCCAAGgttttaaatgctgcttttaatttgaCGTTCATAGAAAAGTTGGAATAATACGAAATAAGCTTTCTTTTTTGGTGTTCACTTGGTAAATTAAGTTACAGAAGTGAAGTTCAAAGGAGTTGTTGTatcagaagcatttttctcaattatttttttaattaatgcatttatttgtgtCTGTGCCTAgtattttcttgggttttatgCATGTTTTAAGATTAAAAGTCCTCTAAATTTCTCTTGCCCAGCTTCAAAATATTGAACCAATATGATGTCATATGCACTTCTGCCGTCCTACTGAAGTCAATGTATATTGGCCAATAATTATACTGCCTCTTGAGAAATCTGAGATAATTCAAatatctgcatttatttttagaaattgttTTCATCACCCAAAAGGTTAATATAGTATATCTGAGCTCCTTGGCATTGATTGTTTTCTAAATGTACTTGCAAGGGTAAAGTTGAATGTGCATGGCTGAATAAAAACAAAGTGGTGTGGAAGTTATGCTTCATTTGTGTCTGTGGTGGGTTTTGAGTTCCAAATATTAATATTGCCAACCTAATTTCTGACTTCTAGATATCTGAAGGATCTTGGATACTCCCAAGAAGAGATACACACTTTTACTGCATAAACCCATAGGAGGATATCAATGTTTATTTGTACAATTCagtgttatttatttatcttcatGAATTTAAATAAGTGAGAAACAATTTTGTAAGACTTGAAATTTCACTCTTGGTACCAAACTGTTTCTTGGAAGAAGcatatctttgaaaaaaaaaataaggttttatactgtgttttatcttctttttgtaAATACTTTTGCTAATATTTAAGTCATCCAGGGTATTAATTTATTGTAGAGGCAAGCAAAAAAAGTGTAGTGTACATTATGTCAGGTGTTTCATGTTAGTTCATGAGAATTCTTAAATTTATGACAAGCTCTGATTAAGGTTTTGATTTGATAAAGCTTATTATTTCTTACTGTAAAAAGTCCAAAGAGCAATACtgtctgaaattaaatattgcaCTGTAACTCAGGTAATCGGTCGttgaaaaattttccttttcatctgaTGTCTCTATTTGACTTG
This window harbors:
- the CYB5R4 gene encoding cytochrome b5 reductase 4 isoform X3 encodes the protein MLNVTPPAFPAPGSQQRAAAGARSKVPLKPGRSLMDWIRLTKSGKDLTGLKGRLIEVTEDELSKHNKKEDCWICIRGFVYNVTPYMEYHPGGEDELMRAAGADGTDLFDQVHRWVNYESMLKECLVGRMAVKPIAAPKEVSSIVSEDKKQLNGVLPEKKVLATSSAKDLSPSYDWFQTDSLITIVIYTKQKDMNAELVIVDCRDKQLRGEIIMDDHSYLVEVDLDHEVSEDVAGLFYRKCKLVSKTQVTHDTKLFCLMLPKGTHLCIPTGQHVYLKQVIAGTEVIKPYTPVLPFLSLDFQEPPCHDGVHIYLMIKIYSHGLFTQALDHLQIGDYISVSNPEGNFKKSQVQTSEDLFLLAGGTGFTPMVKLLNFSLTEVSCLRTVKLIFFNKTEDDILWRNQLEQLALKDERFEVQFILSQPSKEWVGKQGKISSSLLSEFVKRSRRDSKVLICICGPAPFTEQGVQYLKDLGYSQEEIHTFTA